A stretch of DNA from Ammospiza nelsoni isolate bAmmNel1 chromosome 10, bAmmNel1.pri, whole genome shotgun sequence:
CCTGCCCTTGCCACCACCTagtgtgaattttttttttgtattgattATTGTCCAGGACAGTTGTTAGGCTGAACCTTCAGCTGCCAGATTTAAAATGTTAGAACTTTCTAACAGTTTTGCCAAATTTGAATTGTAATACAGGAGTTGGTCTCTGGGGCTCCTGACTGAACAAAGGGTCTGACTGTATAATTTGCCAGTACAGTGTTCTGTGCAAGGAAAAGTTTTCAGTgcttaaagaaaacaaattgcaTCAGGTGATGTTATAAATTATCTCTCAaggatttcagatttttcagcAAGATGAGTAAGAAGTTATCACTTCTGTAGTTCCAAATCTCTTCTCTCTGAACATCTGATTTCCCTGTTCTAGACATAGAATTTAGAGCTTTAGTTGTGCCCTTCAGACTGAAATGACAGCAAGGAGAGCAGATATTTACACTGAATAGGTCAAGACTGGCTGCCTTCGTGGGGAATATTGATCCTACCCTGAAGGAGACTATTAACTCCATATCAGAATTGGCAGACTTTGCTCCAGCACTCACACTAGGAATTGTACCCTGATACAGAGAGTGCCTTCCTAGCCTGGCCCTTCCAGCAAGGGTTGGACACGGCATCAAGTGTCAGTTTAATGAAAGAATTCTGTTAACTCTTTGAGAAGTTAAAATCTGTACAGAGTAATTCAGCAGTAATGGGCAGCTAATACTGAACCTCATTCTATTTATTGCTTTTATACTTGCTGTCTTAACTGCATCAGAAGTGCACACGGTacagccacagcctggaaaaggcatTGGTTCCTTTTTTATCTTACTGCCACACTGCTGAGAATGAGCTCCACTTTGCCAGTGGAAAAAGCATATCTAGAATAAAATAGGTGCTGTCCACAATGACTCCCTTACTTCTGCCCTTAGAGATGGTGATCTGTACTCACAATCAAAGCTGAAAGGTTTGGCAGGCTCAAGGAAAGCAATTGAAAGAATGGGTGGAACTAAGACTAAGAGGTGTGTTTCTTACATTTCATGTTAGTAAGCAGTGTAATATACAGCACAgataattcttatttttaatgctaAAGCAATAGTTATGAATGTGTTGGGCTGAAGAAATGCCAAAtgcatcacttttttttttattattattttggggaaaagggATTAAGAGACACTGAGGGAAGGAATCTGTGTTCTGTAAGAGAAGATAAGTGTCACTGAAAGCAGATCTGAGAATCTGTAAGCACAAGTTGGCAAACATTACCTGAAGCTTTTAGTAGACTTTTGCTTGGCCagtttctttctgtgaaaatcCTTGTATGGCAACACTAATTTCATAGCACAAGTTTTCTGGTGTATGTCTGTTCACTTCCATGTCAGCTGCAAGCAGAGAGATTGCACAAATCCACACTGGTGTCATGGTATGAGATTTAGTTCATGTTTTTATTTGCAATGTGAATAGGAAACTCTTTAGTATTGGGCTGAGTTTCCAAAACTGAGAAATGATTTGAGGGGCTTCAGTTTCAGGGAAGCATTGAACCGCCTCACTGCAAAAATCAGGTTTCCTTCAATTCAAGTTGCAtcttttcaaatgtaaaataTCGGAGTGAACCTTCCTTTAAAGAGCAGCCAATGGGGTCAAGTGAACTGCTCTACATGCAGTTTGAAAATGATGATTGTTCAGCCTCTGACTCCTGTACCCACATGATCAGTTAGACATCAGGGCATAACTGTTATTAAACCTGGGAATCCTTTAAGGCAAACAAGAAAAGCCTTGTCTCTACAGTGGCATAATTTCCTACAAGGTATTAAGGGAAATGGCTTCATGTAAGGAAGGACATTTCTGCCATTCATCACAGAAGAGTAAAGCAAAagttaacttttttttaaatgttacagaaaaaaaacctttttctatTTACATATCTAACCATTAAGAACGTTGCAAAGTGACAAATATCTTAAATTACAGTAAATCCATTTTTACACTTTAATTTTCTCCAAAGTGCCATGATATTAactgttatttttcattgttaAGCATACAGCAACTATCATAAACATTCAGAAGGGACATTGGGTGTAAACATTCCAGTGCagtaggttttgttttttggagaACGTGTCTGCATCAGAAGCATGATGTATTTATGTGGAGTAACCTCTTTTTTGTACACGAGTTGGATTCCTATGGGTGCTCTGCTAGTTAATATTGTCACTactattttcctgttttatgtGGAATAGGTCTTGAACGTTGTTGTGTAATCATTCCCTTTATTTGTGCACActttttactttaaataaaacatttatattAGACCTCTGTGTGTTTAAAATCTCAGAGAAATAATGTGAAATGCTGGTCTTTTCTTGGGATCATCATCTGACCCTTTTAAACTATCCATATCCCATGGGAGCCTTGTTCTAATCTTTTCATTTCTTGTAGAAAATTGCACTGGGATGAGGCACAGCAACCCAAGAAATGCCTTTCTCACCCTGCATTTACCAAACATGTCTGAGAATGCAGGTTCTGCTCCAGCATCATTCCCCAGCCTCATGCTCATCTTGTCCTTTGGAAAAATACCATCCTTGTAGGTTCTGTCTTTCCTTCCAACACCAGTGATGAGACAAAAGCAGGGAGGCATCAGTCCTCTGCACAGAGACAgaaatcttaaagaaaaacacaaaatgctACTCTAGCCTGCTCATCCAAGGGCTCTTTCAGCTAGAACTTGTGCAACGTCATctcagctgccagagctgggatttggagTTCAGAGCAACGCTCTCGTCTGCTGCACTTACTTCTGcatgatttatttctttgtttcttcaacTCCTCCCCTGCATTCTCACATTTCTGACACAGAGGGTGACGGCACTTAGCTCATACCCTGCCACAGATGCAGTggtttaatttctgtatttcagtctCTTTTCAAAGAGATTTTGTCCTGCCTGTTAGCACGGCTGTGCGTCGGCAGTGCTGGCGAGCGCTGCAGATGGCTGCATATCTTCCATGCTAACCTCCCCCCACGCACGCTCCCTGCTTCTGTTCACTTGGgtgcccagctgctcctgcctcagtcTGAGCAATTGTTTATGCTGAGGCACTCTATGGAGGAAGCTAATAGCTTGGGTAATCTATACATACGCTTGCTAAGTGCTAAGCAGGCGTCCTGGCTTCAGCAGGGATGGTGTGAGGCGTTGTAGCAACAGAGGGATCTGCAACTGACCACAGAATAATGATGTTTTCCTGGGAAGAGAGAAGGTAGGCATTGGAGCCCCTTGgaggaaaaacagattttaccATATCTTGCATTTTTTTGCAGAGAGATCCCCCAtgggtttattttaattttttttttttctgcttataaTAAAGGGATCTGGACTGAATACTTGAAAGGTGGACTCTTACCATTTAATCACCAATAATTGAAGGCAAAGCAGCATATACATTCCAGATCTGTGCAGCTTTTGTGagaggtggttttttttcaggcatAAAACCAGGAATTTCTTGTGTCCACACTGGACTACTAAGGATGAATAAAGTGTCTGGGCTTATACTCCCCTTACACCAGAGGAATAGTTCAAGTCCTTCAGGAGCTGAAGTGTTTTGTGCACTGTCCCCACTGTGATTTGTCCTGCAGGATGTGCTGTCTGCCAAAATCTATCAACTTTTTGTGCTTAAAACACAACCTGTAATAGGATATCTATTTTACAAGAGTGAAACCTCCTATGACAGATTAGCTAAGAGTCTGAACTGTTACAACTTACTATTAAACATGACTtccaaagtgattttttttttctttaaaaagcataATATAATCTcatcagagaagaaaatgcacATCTTTGTTCACAGTTAAATTGTGCTCTCCAGGGCATAGTTTATAGTTAAATTGTGTATCTTCAGGGACTGTGTATCAGGGAAGTTTGTGAGCTTCCCCAGAGCCTCAGCACTTCTTGAAAATTCAGACACTTTATTAATCAAAGCAATATTCCTCTTGTGCTATTAGTGCACTTTATTACCTCTTGCAAAGGTCTGTAACTCAGGTTTTAATTGTGCAGTGTCTTCAGAACTGCTTTTCACAGTCCACAGTAGAAGTTGTAGGCAGAGCTAACACCTTTTTTTAGACAATTCTCTACCTACAAACTTTGTCTTCTATCGCCTGATTATTGTAGCTCTATAGCAACACTATCATTACAGCACAATAGTTACCAGGATCTGTAACCTGAAATGGaacatttctgctgcagaacctgaaaaaaaaaccccaacaaattaAACAATGCCACTGAATCCTAAGCTTCCGTGACACCAGGAGGTCTAATAAAAGATGGAATATCTGCCTACATATGTTGCCTTCCTCACAGACATTCATCAGTCCAGCTCCAATGTTAGATGTTACATTTTCTTCAGTAAATTTGAAAGGGATTATGACATAGTGCATTTCATTGATTGGTAtttgaaggcttttttttttttttttttttttgatcagGTCATAAAGTCCAAGAGGGTGAAGCAGACAGGAATGTCTGTAATGTCTAGACGATTCCCTCATAGGTTCATATCTTTCACAATCTGCTCCAAAAGCTGGTGGATTTAGAATTCTTGTTTAATTCTGCCACATTATTGTGGCTTTTAAGCAGCCCTTATATCTGCTTAATAAATAAGCAGTGGGTGTTAGTATTCTTTgcaaaaatgtttccttttctatAAAACCTTGGTGGTTTGGAAGAGGTTGGCAGAGGCCTTAAAGATCACTCAGATCCAAAGAAATTGTAGATATTGCTGCAGATAGTGCAACTGATGTGACGAGTTAAGAGGTGACTCGTGAAGCAGCTTTGCAGTGATGCTCAAGGGCCTCTCCATCAGCGAGGCAGCCCAGAGGAAACCTGAGCATATCAAAGGTGCGAAATCAAGGATTAAAGAGCACCAAAGGCctctcagcagctcagcagcgAGGCGGGTTGTGCGGCTTTGCCATAATCCTCCTGGGACGGCTTTAGGGCAGCGCTGGCCGGTGCTAAGCGGTGCCTGGTGCTTGTACAACCGCCCCATTTTCATGCGCTGTGCTTTTGTGCTCCCATCAAAATATGTAACTGTGTGGGATGAAAGGAAACGGCAAATTGGATTGCGCCGTAATCCCAACTGAAGCGCTGTCTTCACGAAGATGTAAACTGAAAAGCTTTGGGCCTCTTGCAGGCAGAAGAAACTTGTAATACATGAACGAGTTGTACAGCGACTAAGCTGTCCCTGAAGAGCATCTTCCCCGCCTCTCCGCGGTTTGATCATTTCGCTTCCCAAAACATCTCCTGCGCTTCAGCATCTCCGTGGCTGGAGGGAGCAGTCTGTGACAGTGCTGCGGGGACAGGCGCCCTCACACTGTCCCGCCTTCCCCGtgtctccctgtccccagcagtggggTGCCAGAGCACAGACCACCCTCGTGGGGACAGTCACCGTGAGACCCTTGCCGAGGAACGCTCTTTGAGGGATAGTCCCTCAAGGACTCTCACTGAGGGACCTTCTTTGAGGGACAGTCAGCGAGGGATCCTCTTTGAGGGAGCCCCACTGCGGGACAGTCACTGAGGGACAGTCACGGAGAGCCCCTGGCTGGCGGCCTCTGCCCGCCGCCGCCGTTGCGCCTCAGGCGAGCGACACGCCCGACAGCTCCCCGACAGCGCCTGGCCCTCCTCCAGCCCggcttttccccttcttccaTGGCCGCTCTCCCCCCCCCGCCCCAGCTGCCGCTCCGTCCCCGTCCCTCAGCCGGCCCCTCTCGGCCGCCGACGGGGGAGCGGCGACAGGGCGGCGCGGGGCAGGCTCTGACCGGGCGGGCTGAGGGGAATCCGGGCAGAAACAACACTTTTCCATATATATTCACTTTTAAATGTATATTACAcatatctatttatttattttatttttaatttatcttcctgctctttccGCGCGGGCGGCGGAGTGGCGGGGGGGGAGGCCGGGCCGGGTTTCCCGGCGctgaggcggcggcgggcgggggagGGGCGGGCGGGCGCTCCCGCCGCTGCCCCAGACAGTGGGCGGGGCCGGCGCGCGCCGCCGGCGGGTTCGTGCccgcgcgccgccgccgccgccgtctCGGTCTCCGCAGTGAGGTCACGGGTGGGCGGCGCGAGCGCGGCGCCTGTTCCGCTCCCCGCGGCCGCCGGAGCCCCCGCGGCGCCGGGTGAGCAGCCGGGGAACTTACTGCGAacggcggggagcggggcggcgGAGCCGGGGGGGAAGGGCGGGAGCGCCCGCCGGGggatgggttgggatgggatgggatgggagggagcgGCGGCTGCGGAGAGGcggcgcgggggcggcgggcagAGGGGGAGCGGGGTACCGGCGATGGGAGGGGGGCAGGGACACGGGGGCGGCGGAGCGGCGCGGTACGGCCGGGGCCAgcggggagccgggcagggcggAGGGGCGAGCCCGGCGGCGGGAGGGGGAAGGGCTGAGCCGTGCCCGGAGCGGtgccggcggggccggggtgAGTCACGGCGCGGGAGGGAGCGGCGGCGTGCGGCGTCCCgggaggggctgcggggccAGGGGTCGGTGCCCGGGATGCGGGGGCCGGTGCCCGGCCCGCGGCTCGCCGGAGCGCCCGTCCTTTGGGGCGTGCACGCCGGGAGAGCCGCTCCAGGACCGCCCCCTCCCCCGCCGGTGTCGCCCGTCGGTCGGGGCTCGTCCCGGTGTTCCGCGAGTTACCGGGGAGCACaccctgcctctggcagggaaTCCCCGATGGGTGCAGGGGGGCCTTTAAAGCTCATCTGCTTCCGACCCCCCCCgccatgggcagggacgccttccactgtcccaggctgctcccagccctgtccaacctggccttggacccttccagggatggggcagccgcAGCTTCCCTGGGctacctgtgccagtgcctcactgctgtcacagagaataatttcttccttgtaTCAAATCAAAACCTTCCCTCTCTCCGTttaaagccattctcccttgtcctgtgaCTCTTGTCACACTTCTGCCCTTGTcagaagtccctctccagctctcttgaaGCCCCTTTAGGTACAGAGCAGACTCTGGGATTGCTTGTGATGGCCTCTCTCTCTTTCACAGGTTATCAGGAAGGACGGGCAGAACTCTGTGCTAGCACACAGCATGCATTCAGCCCATGGCCTGGATCTCACCTCTATTACTAATAACTTGGGCTGGGAAAATTCTGACACACGCCAGTGACATCTGTGCGAAAGGTGACTCTCTAGGGACGTTTCGTTTTTGCCGTCGCTCTGGATCAGCCTTTAATTTCAGGATTTATTTGTGAACTGCCATAGTAGCTGTCACGGTGGTGGTGGTGAAATCATAAAGCTGGCAGCACAATAAAGCAAGCCCTCAAGATTGTGTTTGATCTCTGGGAGCTGAAAGTGCTGAATAAAATTTTCACACAACTTAAACTACGTTTTGGATCAGTTTCGTTAAGATTGACATTCTTCTAACTGAGcccatttttctattttaatatttaaatagagaCTTATTTGAAAAGacagtatattttttaaaggaaaaaaaaacgaTTGAGGATGAGCACGCATCAGTGCATCGTTTTTTACTAAATTGCTGGACAAGACTACTGTGTAAAGTAGTGGCTGGTCTATGAAGAAAACCTTTTGTATACATATTACATTGGGGTTTTTATATTATAAAGTTGAACAAATAACTAAGAATATAGTGTAACCTCTCCATTAGTAATTTTATGGTTTTACATGCAAAATGGGTTACAGTTTTTACTGTTGGATGCTGAAGAAGTAATGTTTTAATGAAAGGAGCGTGCAGCTTGGTGTACCTGAGGTAATCCAAGAtcacaaaactattttttatatgaaaaagcaagaaaatgcaCATTCAGGACTGGCTTAATTAAAGCCCAGTGTTAAGCAATGGAAAGCCCACAGATAAACTTCCCTCTAGGTCTGGTCTCAGACCAAAAAAGGAGCAGGATCCAAGAGGATGGGAGTCCTCCACTGAAAAAAGCAATGACAGAAATGCATGTAAATAACAAAGTACAGGTAGTAATAAATAAATTGCCAAcaataaagaaggaaaacctGGATGACTATGATGAAACTCCGGTGGAGGCTGATGGGGAAAGCAACAAGCCAAGCAGTGCTTCACTATCTGAGCCTTTGAGTTTAAATCCAGGTTTGAAGCACACGTTGGCACAGTTCCACCTAAGCAGCCAGAGCTCACTGGGTGGACCTGCAGCTTTTTCAGCTCGGTATTCCCAGGAAAGTATGTCACCCACTGTCTTCCTGCCTCTCCCATCACCGCAAGTCCTCTCTGGGCCGCTGCTCATCCCTCCAGACAGCTCCACAGAACTCACACAGACCCTGCTGGAGGGGGAATCCATCTCTTGCTTCAAAGTCGGAGGAGAAAAAAGACTTTGCTTGCCTCAAGTGTTGAATTCGGTTCTCCGAGACTTCTCCTTGCAGCAGATCAACACGGTGTGTGACGAGCTCTACATCTACTGCTCCAGGTGCACTTCTGACCAGCTTCACATCCTGAAGGTTTTGGGAATTCTTCCGTTCAACGCTCCGTCCTGCGGGCTCATCACGCTGACAGACGCCCAGAGACTATGCAACGCTTTACTGCGCCCTCGCACTTTCCCCCAAAGCGGCAGCTTCCTCCCTGGCAAGAACACCTTGGCCCAGCTGAAAGAGACTGGCAGTGCCTTCGAGGTGGAGCACGAATGTCTGGGCAagtgccaggggctgtttgCACCTCAGTTCTACCTTGCCCCCGATGACCCGTGTATCCAGTGCTTGGAATGCTACGGGATGTTCTCGCCCCAGACCTTCGTGATGCATTCACACAGATCCCCGGACAAGAGGACCTGCCACTGGGGCTTTGAGTCGGCCAAGTGGCACTGCTACCTGCACATTAACCAAAAATACCTGGGCACGTCGGAGGAGAGAGAGCTGAAGCATCTCCTGGAGGAAATGAAGGAGAAATTCAGcgagaaaaatcagaaaaggaCTCGGTCCAAAGTAAGTTCACCTGGTGTAAAACTCCCAGATCTCTCTCTGCTCACACATAAGTACTTGTTTTAGAAGCGCATTACTTGGCTTTTCTAAGTGGGAATACTTGTCACATCAAGCCTAAGTTAAATTTGTGAGAGCTTCACCATGGAAATAACATTTCTCAATAAGAGGGGTggtaatttctttcctctttggGCTGCAAGTAACCATTCGAGCTGGATTGGCTTGGTTGGTTCTTGTTCTGTCCTAAGGTGTACAGACTCTGGAAAATTCAGGCTATTGTGAAAATTATTGTTCTCCCATTTGACCTTTGAGTAGGTTTTATgcagtgtgtgctgcagcagctgagcaaagcagaaaggagCTTGAAAATCAAGTGTTACAAAGGAATTCCTCATTTGTTATTTGTACTCCAGCATGCACACGTGGGTTGGATGGCAACCTGGCTTGCTGGCCACCCATCTCATGACTTGTGTGCAGGGTATAGGTGCTTTGCTAAATGGCTATTTAGAAGCCCAAAGCCTGCTTGTTCAGCAAGAGCTTTCTGTTTAAACCACTTGTGCAGTGAAATATGCCAAAAAGAGGGGGTTTTAAGCAGCCCAAGTAATGAGCTGTGGGCCGGTATCTTGACAATAGTTAATAATAGACatcttattttttcctaaaatactGCTGCAAGTCTGTGCTGTGGTTCCAAAATACAGAGCTTATTTGTCCCTTGGAGAGCTTCTACTTTAAATAATAGgacaagcagcagagaaacaTTAATATCATAGATGTTCTCATTCATGGAAAACACAATTTTGGGGTATAAACTTTAATAGGCTTTTAATGGTTTCTGCTCCATGACAGTTCTTTTCAGTGTATTCAGTGTGTCTATGTCTGTTTGATGGCTGCTGGTTTGATAAATCCATGTTGCCTGTTGGATGTTTTGTGGTGGATTTCAAAATAGCAGCAGGAGCAGCGCAGATGGTTGAGCCCAAAAAGGGGTGCTATGAGCTGACACCTTTCTGCACAAATCTCTGAAAAGTTGGTGTTGCAGGAAGGCTGACTGTAGTAACAGGTATTGTTACAGTGGTGCCAGTCTGCAGGAAGAGATTTTACCAGCAGATTCCCATGGAAGTCTGCAGTATGGCAGGCTTCCACATGCTGAATTATTTGAAGATGCAGTCTCCTAGCAAAGAGACTTTGCTTTTCAACTGATAAAGATATGTCAGTCTTTATTCTTGCAGTGCCAGTGTAAGAAAGAAACTACAGCATGGTGGATGCAGCAGTGGAAATACTCTTCCATGTTCACACCTGTAAatgctgctttccttcccacagctgcagattTCAGACAATGAGATCTTTCAGTTTCACtgcaaagatgaaaaaaacccagctgaaATGAGCAGTGGCAGTAATTTGGACTCAACTGGTACAAATTAAATTGTAAAACTTTCTGCAGTCTTCTGTTGCAGACGTGTGAAAACAGAGTCAGAAGCTGTGAAAACCTCAGCACAGTACAGTGGTGAGGGaggttttaggtttttttcgTCCTGTGGATATTCATCTGGGAAGTAGAAAAGAGTAAAAACGTTTAAGAAGGCAGTGCTGGAGTACAGTTTCCCTTTCCTTGTCCTGGGAGAGCTTAGGCTGcttcagagaatcacagagtggtttaggttagaagggaccttaaagttcatctcaCCCCACGCCCCTGgcctgcacagggacaccttccacagaCCACATTGCtcacagctccatccagcctggccttgagcagctccagggatggagcagccaccacttcttttcctcatttcagGTATCAGGTACAACACGTAGACGTTCCCTTTCCTTGCACTCCTAGGGGAGTTTATTGCAGGCTGTTCTGTTTgctgctctgtcacctcctcAACGCCTTTGCTGAGTCAGTCCTCAGAAGTGCTGACACATCCTTTGTGCTTGTCTTGGAGGACCCAGGAAGAGCAGTTGCCCTTGGCTAGGTCTTTGCCCATCTAGTaataatgaattaattaaatCCCATAGTCCTTGGAGCATCCTGGATGCCatgctttgcctttctccttAGCATTTCCCTCTGAGTTTATTCACCTCACAGTGCAAATACGCTtttgtttcaatattttaaGAGCAAAGTACTCTTGAGATTaattcctttctgttctttgtGAAGCTGTAAGCTGTGTGCTTGATTGTCACAATTTTCTGTGGAGTTCTAGGCTGCAGTGCAACATCCACCTGCTCTTCATGGAACAGCTGTCACCGAGTCTGCTGATTCCTGCTCTGACAGATCCTTGTTCCCTTTGACTTTGCGACAGTTTCTCATCATCTCTGCACTAaaactttgctttccttctcagGCTGATTCCTTGAGCTGGTCACAGTTTTATAAATCCAATCTCTGCTAAAACTACTGGCTTAATGATTACACTGAAATAATTACttacttatatttttttttttccttaaagaatGGCATTGTCCAACTAAcctttaagaaaaataagtaatttttcatgtaaCCCTTTTTAACAGTTGGAGTAGAAGAAATTCAACTTATTGTGTTTATAGAATTATTTAAGAGCatctaaaataaacaaattgtTGGGTAATAAAATagacacatatatatatatatatatatatataaatagatgCCTTATTTCGTTTACCTGAATGGTGAGGGGAAGAATCCTGTTAGAAAAAGACTTCATTTATTTATGgtaacatttcattttctttcctaagTAAAGAATTTGATTGCATGCTATGAAATTCATTTGCAAGATTCACCTAACGGGTAGACAGTAAATTCAGTTTCCACTTGAaataggtaaaaaaaaaaatctgacctAGTAATTTGAAATAGAGATGACCTGATAATTTCAGATGTAAATATATAAGCACGTTAAAATGTGAGTCCTGAAATATGGACAAATGTGATCTGAAGCTAAAATCAGATCACTGCATACTAGCTGCAGTATAAGTAGATTAGATGtgattatttaaattattgGAATGATCTGAGTAAGTAGAAAAAACTTGGCAAGTGTCAGGGTGAGGCCGTTTTTCTAGAGATTATtcaaatcttttttatttaaagcctTTTTATGACTTTACAACTCTTCCTtgttccctccctcctttctgTCTATGGAAGTGATTTGAGGAACTGCAGGGGTTGAATTTCAGTTTCACTGTGGGAGCTGAGTTTCCTGGGGTGGGAGCTCTGGCCAGGATGGGGCAGGTGGGGTTtggtccctgccagggctggggctgttggGTTGTGCAGAGCATGgctcagctcacacctgtggcactgccagggatgaaGTTCTCTAAAGGTTTATTCCAGGGTGTGAAAATACAAACTTCTCTGATTGCGTAGCACATAAGAAGTTGTGGAGATATTAGAATGCTACATAAAGGTGTCAATACAGGATTATTTAACTTTATGAGCTGTTTTATAATTGAGCAGCTTGTGGAAGGTACAGGGTCTGGCTGGAATGGTGTTGACTTATTTTGTAGCAGCCTGTGTGGTGCTGGGCTTTGGATTTGTGGCTAAAACTGTGGCTAACATGCCAACGTTCTGGCTACTGCAataaaaggaggagaaagagagtTTGGCATCCAGGGTGGACTGAGCCATGCCCTTTGCTTCacttgtgtttttctctttccttcaccTCTTAAACCAGCTTTATCTTCATCCAGGAGCTTTCTTGCTCTTTTCCCTTCCATGCcctggggatggtgctgagggagcagctctgtgggtgcctggcagctgcctgggctcAGCCAACCACACCCTACCCAAAACCCCATGGCCCAAGGCTGTTCTAGTACAGTGAAATTGTCAGTCCATTTCTTAGCTCTGAGAATATTGTAAATATATGGTGAGACACCTTTCACTTGAAATTAAGAGCAACTTTGCAGGGGAGCACCAGTATCACCAGGAATTTTAAGTAAAGAGTAGTTCCAAAAACATTTCTCAAGACACACAGAACAAGAATTGCTTTCCAAATGCCAAATACACAGAAGTTTTTAAGATTATGTATTCTGATGCACCTGAGTAAATTTTGTTTGCTACTGCAAAGGGAATGGCATTTTCATGctactgggagcagctgtgcctaCTTGTGTAATAAAAATTTGTGATGACTGAAGAAAGTTCTGTCCCTGGTACACCAGTACACT
This window harbors:
- the SKIL gene encoding ski-like protein, translating into MESPQINFPLGLVSDQKRSRIQEDGSPPLKKAMTEMHVNNKVQVVINKLPTIKKENLDDYDETPVEADGESNKPSSASLSEPLSLNPGLKHTLAQFHLSSQSSLGGPAAFSARYSQESMSPTVFLPLPSPQVLSGPLLIPPDSSTELTQTLLEGESISCFKVGGEKRLCLPQVLNSVLRDFSLQQINTVCDELYIYCSRCTSDQLHILKVLGILPFNAPSCGLITLTDAQRLCNALLRPRTFPQSGSFLPGKNTLAQLKETGSAFEVEHECLGKCQGLFAPQFYLAPDDPCIQCLECYGMFSPQTFVMHSHRSPDKRTCHWGFESAKWHCYLHINQKYLGTSEERELKHLLEEMKEKFSEKNQKRTRSKAEPQQNLELSQWYPVIKQEAETDPQPPSFFHPSYYLYMCDKVVAPNVSLASQYKDVAKTSVKASEVNKSSPGHSEKKLSSGKHKKAASYPEVSLEEQEKIDLKTGVEQPNKRLDPPVSARPARGAKSERVSSKPPRDPGRAEGGADARTLSPTLMKDISCEDDKGRIMEEVMKTYIKQQEKLNTILRRKQQLQMEVEMLSNSKAMKELTEEQQNLQKELECLQAEHAQRMEEFYFEQRDLEKKLDQVMKQKCSCDSNLEKDKEAEYAAQLAELRQRLDHAEADRQELQDELRQEREAREKLEMMIKELKLQILKSSKNGKGK